Proteins found in one Sardina pilchardus chromosome 3, fSarPil1.1, whole genome shotgun sequence genomic segment:
- the ubn2b gene encoding ubinuclein-2b isoform X1 — protein MAEQRKVPFVTLATFNTTPASEPKKRRREEETDTSPGKNGGVGSAATGPGGGGSLFGNIKGNVTVSDGTSGEPKAVTVRLNISLAEPSEKGSAEYNYGELVQATQVKKTPQVVAPSFDPTDPFGDDAKERQQVEALAKKFESKYGNPNKKKRKDRIQDLVDIGYGYDETDPFIDNSEAYDELVPASLTTKLGGFYINTGTLQFRAASESEGEDGAKDGNSLKKTKDGEERVIKKRRKKQDGNLEEKKPRKIRVPKTGVSSLIRPEKKKRKKLMKDSLNLAAMLRRFAREKEEMRKKQPAAAAALKLPRGPSSANTTPSAAQCPPGMLNSHPQSASAIAPGGDFNMADLTTDPAVMSLLGGASENEMLQDLMGDLDFGLLDSPQPGSPRHQGENGNLAPAGLKAGGAAAALRGQRGLLNPPPLPNGLPGPLIKRIEDLRAASRQFDQEGRKKFFTLDMNNILLDIELQVQEQPAESRSAIYSHLEAFVPCNKEALLKRLKKLSLNIQDDRLRTPLLKLKLAVCSVMPEQIARYNMDCMARVAKQQSEEGEKNGSEEEDEEKPGKRVMGPRKKFLWDDKLRNLLCSLVRVKLGCYEREGQNSLSAEDYLKAFMETEVKPLWPKGWMQARMLFKESRMAHSHLTGNSVKKRIVPTPKAKSKEVGWVQKSAPLVDLASPLALVARQHAPPESEPICLSDSLDEDLATPSLDSISQALALLSNAAKDLIHNEAPSSGATAGPAPPQASVLLHKKMVSGGHYVSTSFSPAAAAALAAASSASRAAAAASLGDGLGLAKGSPLAQAHRHSVMDLARTPASKASVSPSGVSPSPSAAKARPPPTASPLLPPQHKAFGLPGSGKAGKSGGGPVDSVLGASVVQARGPHVLVSPHHLPSKAPSQQQQQQGSPQDSVRASPAPSPPQPRTPPTQQQQQQQPQQQGFITPMQATLTKSSHSSSSPILKLTPRPPAPTLASSSSAASGSSSSPSVTSQARPAQSLPIVHQYIASSPSSSSSSSPSSKAAAFRPPLSGTPRGQGNFTSSTAGQKTPSQVISSPSVSKHAAAAASPTPSAASPANHGQRQRSAGGTGAGAKPITSVSSATATPQLSQVSSAGSALLGQAGPSLPLGFGMLGGLVPVSLPFQFPSLLNLAPPGVTSATLGTGPSVTSSSAYTLTQNLLKSLQSGSQAALPPHLQLAFPDVSQTQGGDLKRKPL, from the exons ATGGCCGAACAGCGAAAGGTACCTTTCGTCACTCTCGCTACCTTTAACACCACACCAGCCTCGGAACCCAAGAAACGTCGTCGGGAGGAGGAAACCGATACCAGCCCGGGGAAAAATGGAGGGGTTGGAAGTGCAGCAACCGGGCCAGGGGGTGGTGGCAGCTTGTTCGGTAACATAAAAGGAAATGTAACCGTTTCAGACGGAACTTCTGGAGAACCCAAGGCAGTCACCGTGCGTTTAAATATCTCCTTGGCTGAGCCTAGCGAAAAGGGATCTGCAGAATATAACTACGGAGAGCTGGTCCAAGCAACTCAG GTAAAGAAGACTCCTCAAGTAGTGGCTCCTAGCTTTGATCCAACTGATCCCTTCGGTGACGATGCGAAAGAGAGACAGCAGGTGGAAGCACTTGCCAAAAAGTTTGAGAGCAAATAT GGAAACCCAaacaaaaagaagaggaaggatAGGATCCAGGATCTTGTGGACATTGGATATGGTTATGATGAAACAGACCCATTTATAGATAATTCAGAGGCT TATGATGAGCTGGTTCCAGCCTCCTTGACCACTAAACTGGGTGGTTTTTACATCAACACGGGTACACTGCAGTTTCGGGCTGCCTCCGAGTCTGAGGGCGAGGATGGAGCAAAAGATGGGAATTCCCTTAAG AAGACtaaagatggagaggagagggtgatcAAGAAAAGACGAAAAAAGCAAGATGGCAATTTAGAGGAGAAGAAACCAAGAAAGATCAGAGTGCCAAAGACAGG GGTCTCGTCCCTGATCCGTCCAGAGAAGAAGAAGCGCAAGAAGCTGATGAAGGACTCGCTGAACCTGGCCGCCATGCTGCGCCGCTTCGCCCGCGAGAAGGAGGAGATGCGCAAGAAGCAGCCCGCAGCGGCTGCAGCCCTCAAGCTGCCACGCGGCCCGTCCAGTGCCAACACCACGCCAAGCGCCGCCCAGTGCCCACCGGGCATGCTGAACTCGCACCCCCAGTCCGCCTCCGCCATCGCCCCCGGTGGCGACTTCAACATGGCCGACCTGACCACCGACCCGGCAGTGATGTCGCTGCTGGGCGGCGCCAGCGAGAACGAGATGCTGCAGGACCTGATGGGGGACCTGGACTTCGGCCTGCTGGACTCGCCCCAGCCCGGGAGCCCCAGGCACCAGGGCGAGAATGGAAACTTGGCACCAGCAGGGCTGAAGGCAGGAGGCGCGGCTGCAGCCTTACGTGGGCAGAGAGGACTCCTCAACCCGCCTCCACTACCCAACGGGCTGCCTGGTCCACTCATCAAACGCATCGAGGACTTGCGTGCG GCGTCACGACAGTTCGATCAGGAAGGCCGAAAGAAATTCTTCACTCTGGACATGAACAACATTTTGCTTGA TATTGAGCTGCAGGTTCAGGAGCAGCCAGCTGAATCCCGCTCTGCCATCTACTCCCACCTGGAAGCCTTTGTGCCCTGCAACAAGGAGGCCCTGCTCAAGCGCTTGAAGAAACTCAGCCTCaacatacag gatgaccGGCTGCGCACACCTCTGCTGAAGCTCAAGCTGGCTGTCTGCAGCGTCATGCCCGAACAGATTGCGAGATACAACATGGACTGCATGGCCAGGGTTGCAAA GCAGCAGTCTGAAGAAGGAGAAAAGAATGGTtcagaggaagaggacgaggagaagCCAGGGAAGAGGGTCATGGGACCCCGGAAGAAGTTCCTCTGGGACGACAAACTCAG GAACTTGCTGTGTAGCCTGGTGCGCGTGAAGCTGGGCTGCTACGAGCGGGAGGGCCAGAACTCGCTCTCGGCTGAGGACTACCTCAAAGCCTTCATGGAGACAGAGGTCAAACCACTGTGGCCTAAAGGCTGGATGCAggccag GATGCTGTTCAAAGAGAGCCGCATGGCCCACAGTCACCTCACTGGCAACTC AGTAAAGAAAAGAATAGTACCCACACCAAAAGCTAAATCCAAG GAGGTTGGTTGGGTCCAGAAGTCCGCGCCGCTCGTCGACTTGGCCTCTCCGCTGGCGTTGGTGGCGCGCCAGCACGCCCCGCCCGAGTCGGAGCCCATCTGCCTGTCGGACTCCCTGGACGAGGACCTGGCCACGCCGTCCCTGGACTCCATCTCGcaggcgctggcgctgctcagcaACGCGGCCAAGGACCTCATCCACAACGAGGCGCCGTCGTCGGGGGCGACGGCCGGCCCCGCCCCGCCGCAGGCCTCGGTGCTCCTCCACAAGAAGATGGTGTCCGGCGGCCACTAcgtctctacctccttctcccccgccgccgccgccgccctcgCTGCCGCCTCTTCCGCTTCCAGGGCGGCTGCCGCCGCCTCCCTCGGCGACGGGCTGGGCCTGGCCAAGGGCTCGCCGCTGGCTCAGGCTCACAGACACTCGGTGATGGACTTGGCGCGGACGCCCGCGAGCAAGGCCTCCGTGTCCCCCTCGGGCGTGTCGCCCTCCCCTTCCGCGGCGAAGGCCCGGCCGCCCCCCACCGCCTCCCCACTCTTGCCCCCCCAGCACAAAGCATTTGGCCTGCCAGGCTCCGGTAAAGCGGGCAAGAGCGGCGGCGGCCCAGTGGACAGTGTTCTGGGCGCCTCTGTGGTGCAGGCGCGCGGCCCCCACGTGCTGGTCTCGCCGCACCACCTGCCCTCCAAGGCGCcgtcgcagcagcagcagcagcagggctccCCTCAGGACTCGGTCAGGGCGTCTCCggccccctcgcccccccagCCGCGCACCCCTCCcacccaacagcagcagcagcagcagccgcagcagcagggcTTCATCACACCCATGCAGGCTACCCTCACCAAGTCCTCCCACAGCTCCAGCTCCCCCATCCTGAAATTGACCCCTCGGCCCCCGGCCCCGAcgttggcctcctcctcctccgccgcttcgggctcctcttcctccccctcggTCACCTCCCAGGCGCGACCTGCTCAGAGCCTCCCGATTGTGCACCAGTACATtgcctcctccccttcctcatcctcgtcctcctcaCCTTCCTCCAAAGCGGCAGCGTTCCGCCCCCCTCTCTCAGGCACCCCCAGGGGGCAAGGCAACTTCACCAGCTCCACTGCGGGGCAGAAGACCCCCTCTCAGGTCATCAGTTCCCCCTCCGTCTCCAAAcatgcagcagcagccgccagTCCCACCCCCAGTGCTGCCAGCCCAGCCAATCATGGGCAGCGTCAGAGGTCTGCAGGCGGGACAGGTGCTGGAGCTAAGCCAATCACGTCCGTCTCCTCAGCAACAGCTACCCCACAGTTGTCACAG GTGTCGTCAGCGGGCAGTGCTCTCTTGGGCCAGGCCGGCCCATCTCTGCCACTGGGCTTCGGCATGTTGGGGGGCCTGGTGCCCGTCTCCCTGCCCTTCCAGTTCCCCTCGCTGCTCAACCTGGCTCCGCCTGGGGTCACCAGTgccacactgggcacaggccCCTCGGTCACTAGCAGCTCGGCGTACACCCTAACACAGA ATCTGTTAAAGAGTCTCCAGTCAGGGTCTCAGGCTGCTCTACCCCCCCACTTGCAACTGGCTTTCCCAG ATGTCAGTCAAACGCAGGGCGGGGATCTTAAAAGGAAGCCCCTTTGA
- the ubn2b gene encoding ubinuclein-2b isoform X2, translating into MAEQRKVPFVTLATFNTTPASEPKKRRREEETDTSPGKNGGVGSAATGPGGGGSLFGNIKGNVTVSDGTSGEPKAVTVRLNISLAEPSEKGSAEYNYGELVQATQVKKTPQVVAPSFDPTDPFGDDAKERQQVEALAKKFESKYGNPNKKKRKDRIQDLVDIGYGYDETDPFIDNSEAYDELVPASLTTKLGGFYINTGTLQFRAASESEGEDGAKDGNSLKKTKDGEERVIKKRRKKQDGNLEEKKPRKIRVPKTGVSSLIRPEKKKRKKLMKDSLNLAAMLRRFAREKEEMRKKQPAAAAALKLPRGPSSANTTPSAAQCPPGMLNSHPQSASAIAPGGDFNMADLTTDPAVMSLLGGASENEMLQDLMGDLDFGLLDSPQPGSPRHQGENGNLAPAGLKAGGAAAALRGQRGLLNPPPLPNGLPGPLIKRIEDLRAASRQFDQEGRKKFFTLDMNNILLDIELQVQEQPAESRSAIYSHLEAFVPCNKEALLKRLKKLSLNIQDDRLRTPLLKLKLAVCSVMPEQIARYNMDCMARVAKQQSEEGEKNGSEEEDEEKPGKRVMGPRKKFLWDDKLRNLLCSLVRVKLGCYEREGQNSLSAEDYLKAFMETEVKPLWPKGWMQARMLFKESRMAHSHLTGNSVKKRIVPTPKAKSKEVGWVQKSAPLVDLASPLALVARQHAPPESEPICLSDSLDEDLATPSLDSISQALALLSNAAKDLIHNEAPSSGATAGPAPPQASVLLHKKMVSGGHYVSTSFSPAAAAALAAASSASRAAAAASLGDGLGLAKGSPLAQAHRHSVMDLARTPASKASVSPSGVSPSPSAAKARPPPTASPLLPPQHKAFGLPGSGKAGKSGGGPVDSVLGASVVQARGPHVLVSPHHLPSKAPSQQQQQQGSPQDSVRASPAPSPPQPRTPPTQQQQQQQPQQQGFITPMQATLTKSSHSSSSPILKLTPRPPAPTLASSSSAASGSSSSPSVTSQARPAQSLPIVHQYIASSPSSSSSSSPSSKAAAFRPPLSGTPRGQGNFTSSTAGQKTPSQVISSPSVSKHAAAAASPTPSAASPANHGQRQRSAGGTGAGAKPITSVSSATATPQLSQVSSAGSALLGQAGPSLPLGFGMLGGLVPVSLPFQFPSLLNLAPPGVTSATLGTGPSVTSSSAYTLTQNVSQTQGGDLKRKPL; encoded by the exons ATGGCCGAACAGCGAAAGGTACCTTTCGTCACTCTCGCTACCTTTAACACCACACCAGCCTCGGAACCCAAGAAACGTCGTCGGGAGGAGGAAACCGATACCAGCCCGGGGAAAAATGGAGGGGTTGGAAGTGCAGCAACCGGGCCAGGGGGTGGTGGCAGCTTGTTCGGTAACATAAAAGGAAATGTAACCGTTTCAGACGGAACTTCTGGAGAACCCAAGGCAGTCACCGTGCGTTTAAATATCTCCTTGGCTGAGCCTAGCGAAAAGGGATCTGCAGAATATAACTACGGAGAGCTGGTCCAAGCAACTCAG GTAAAGAAGACTCCTCAAGTAGTGGCTCCTAGCTTTGATCCAACTGATCCCTTCGGTGACGATGCGAAAGAGAGACAGCAGGTGGAAGCACTTGCCAAAAAGTTTGAGAGCAAATAT GGAAACCCAaacaaaaagaagaggaaggatAGGATCCAGGATCTTGTGGACATTGGATATGGTTATGATGAAACAGACCCATTTATAGATAATTCAGAGGCT TATGATGAGCTGGTTCCAGCCTCCTTGACCACTAAACTGGGTGGTTTTTACATCAACACGGGTACACTGCAGTTTCGGGCTGCCTCCGAGTCTGAGGGCGAGGATGGAGCAAAAGATGGGAATTCCCTTAAG AAGACtaaagatggagaggagagggtgatcAAGAAAAGACGAAAAAAGCAAGATGGCAATTTAGAGGAGAAGAAACCAAGAAAGATCAGAGTGCCAAAGACAGG GGTCTCGTCCCTGATCCGTCCAGAGAAGAAGAAGCGCAAGAAGCTGATGAAGGACTCGCTGAACCTGGCCGCCATGCTGCGCCGCTTCGCCCGCGAGAAGGAGGAGATGCGCAAGAAGCAGCCCGCAGCGGCTGCAGCCCTCAAGCTGCCACGCGGCCCGTCCAGTGCCAACACCACGCCAAGCGCCGCCCAGTGCCCACCGGGCATGCTGAACTCGCACCCCCAGTCCGCCTCCGCCATCGCCCCCGGTGGCGACTTCAACATGGCCGACCTGACCACCGACCCGGCAGTGATGTCGCTGCTGGGCGGCGCCAGCGAGAACGAGATGCTGCAGGACCTGATGGGGGACCTGGACTTCGGCCTGCTGGACTCGCCCCAGCCCGGGAGCCCCAGGCACCAGGGCGAGAATGGAAACTTGGCACCAGCAGGGCTGAAGGCAGGAGGCGCGGCTGCAGCCTTACGTGGGCAGAGAGGACTCCTCAACCCGCCTCCACTACCCAACGGGCTGCCTGGTCCACTCATCAAACGCATCGAGGACTTGCGTGCG GCGTCACGACAGTTCGATCAGGAAGGCCGAAAGAAATTCTTCACTCTGGACATGAACAACATTTTGCTTGA TATTGAGCTGCAGGTTCAGGAGCAGCCAGCTGAATCCCGCTCTGCCATCTACTCCCACCTGGAAGCCTTTGTGCCCTGCAACAAGGAGGCCCTGCTCAAGCGCTTGAAGAAACTCAGCCTCaacatacag gatgaccGGCTGCGCACACCTCTGCTGAAGCTCAAGCTGGCTGTCTGCAGCGTCATGCCCGAACAGATTGCGAGATACAACATGGACTGCATGGCCAGGGTTGCAAA GCAGCAGTCTGAAGAAGGAGAAAAGAATGGTtcagaggaagaggacgaggagaagCCAGGGAAGAGGGTCATGGGACCCCGGAAGAAGTTCCTCTGGGACGACAAACTCAG GAACTTGCTGTGTAGCCTGGTGCGCGTGAAGCTGGGCTGCTACGAGCGGGAGGGCCAGAACTCGCTCTCGGCTGAGGACTACCTCAAAGCCTTCATGGAGACAGAGGTCAAACCACTGTGGCCTAAAGGCTGGATGCAggccag GATGCTGTTCAAAGAGAGCCGCATGGCCCACAGTCACCTCACTGGCAACTC AGTAAAGAAAAGAATAGTACCCACACCAAAAGCTAAATCCAAG GAGGTTGGTTGGGTCCAGAAGTCCGCGCCGCTCGTCGACTTGGCCTCTCCGCTGGCGTTGGTGGCGCGCCAGCACGCCCCGCCCGAGTCGGAGCCCATCTGCCTGTCGGACTCCCTGGACGAGGACCTGGCCACGCCGTCCCTGGACTCCATCTCGcaggcgctggcgctgctcagcaACGCGGCCAAGGACCTCATCCACAACGAGGCGCCGTCGTCGGGGGCGACGGCCGGCCCCGCCCCGCCGCAGGCCTCGGTGCTCCTCCACAAGAAGATGGTGTCCGGCGGCCACTAcgtctctacctccttctcccccgccgccgccgccgccctcgCTGCCGCCTCTTCCGCTTCCAGGGCGGCTGCCGCCGCCTCCCTCGGCGACGGGCTGGGCCTGGCCAAGGGCTCGCCGCTGGCTCAGGCTCACAGACACTCGGTGATGGACTTGGCGCGGACGCCCGCGAGCAAGGCCTCCGTGTCCCCCTCGGGCGTGTCGCCCTCCCCTTCCGCGGCGAAGGCCCGGCCGCCCCCCACCGCCTCCCCACTCTTGCCCCCCCAGCACAAAGCATTTGGCCTGCCAGGCTCCGGTAAAGCGGGCAAGAGCGGCGGCGGCCCAGTGGACAGTGTTCTGGGCGCCTCTGTGGTGCAGGCGCGCGGCCCCCACGTGCTGGTCTCGCCGCACCACCTGCCCTCCAAGGCGCcgtcgcagcagcagcagcagcagggctccCCTCAGGACTCGGTCAGGGCGTCTCCggccccctcgcccccccagCCGCGCACCCCTCCcacccaacagcagcagcagcagcagccgcagcagcagggcTTCATCACACCCATGCAGGCTACCCTCACCAAGTCCTCCCACAGCTCCAGCTCCCCCATCCTGAAATTGACCCCTCGGCCCCCGGCCCCGAcgttggcctcctcctcctccgccgcttcgggctcctcttcctccccctcggTCACCTCCCAGGCGCGACCTGCTCAGAGCCTCCCGATTGTGCACCAGTACATtgcctcctccccttcctcatcctcgtcctcctcaCCTTCCTCCAAAGCGGCAGCGTTCCGCCCCCCTCTCTCAGGCACCCCCAGGGGGCAAGGCAACTTCACCAGCTCCACTGCGGGGCAGAAGACCCCCTCTCAGGTCATCAGTTCCCCCTCCGTCTCCAAAcatgcagcagcagccgccagTCCCACCCCCAGTGCTGCCAGCCCAGCCAATCATGGGCAGCGTCAGAGGTCTGCAGGCGGGACAGGTGCTGGAGCTAAGCCAATCACGTCCGTCTCCTCAGCAACAGCTACCCCACAGTTGTCACAG GTGTCGTCAGCGGGCAGTGCTCTCTTGGGCCAGGCCGGCCCATCTCTGCCACTGGGCTTCGGCATGTTGGGGGGCCTGGTGCCCGTCTCCCTGCCCTTCCAGTTCCCCTCGCTGCTCAACCTGGCTCCGCCTGGGGTCACCAGTgccacactgggcacaggccCCTCGGTCACTAGCAGCTCGGCGTACACCCTAACACAGA ATGTCAGTCAAACGCAGGGCGGGGATCTTAAAAGGAAGCCCCTTTGA
- the trir gene encoding telomerase RNA component interacting RNase — protein sequence MDDKRENNATPQGSSSESSGNSPASPASPAHGAGKAAGANAFANDGSFMEMFKKKMEAERRKKGSEQASPSEESTADQGQSTVEKRTSSVASFVGKRRGGAKLTLKTGMVAKKQKLDPELEGKGDAWTKYMAEVKKYKAHQCGDDDKTRPLVK from the exons ATGGATGACAAGCGTGAAAACAACGCAACCCCTCAAGGCAGTAGCAGTGAATCCAGCGGCAACAGCCCAGCGTCACCTGCAAGCCCAGCACATGGAGCCGGGAAAGCAGCAGGGGCCAACGCGTTCGCTAATGATGGTAGCTTCATGGAAATGTTCAAGAAGAAGATGGAAGCGGAGCGAAGGAAAAAGGGATCGGAGCAAGCCAGCCCCTCTGAAGAAAGTACTGCTGATCAAGGACAGTCGACTGTGGAAAAGAGGACGAGTAGCGTGGCCAGCTTT GTGGGGAAGCGGAGAGGGGGCGCCAAATTGACCCTAAAGACCGGCATGGTTGCAAAGAAGCAGAAATTGGACCCAGAG CTTGAGGGGAAAGGGGACGCCTGGACTAAGTACATGGCTGAGGTGAAAAAGTACAAAGCTCACCAGTGTGGAGACGATGACAAAACCAGGCCCCTGGTGAAATGA